From the Juglans microcarpa x Juglans regia isolate MS1-56 chromosome 7D, Jm3101_v1.0, whole genome shotgun sequence genome, the window gcaaCATCCTCCTTTAGCCTTCCTTTAGCCACCTTGTCAAACAGTTCACCCCCTTTGGCATATTCCATGACGAAGTAAATCTTGGTCTTGGTGGCCATGACCTCATAGAGCTGTATGATATAGGGGTGTCTAACCAGTCTCATAACAGATATTTCTCGCTTGATCTGCTCAATGAGCCCAACCTTGAACACCTTTTCTTTGTCTATTACCTTAATGGCCACGCTCTGATTATTTCTTATACTCCTCGCATAATAAACCTTCGCAAATGTGCCTTGGCCTAGTAGTCTCCCTAATTCATATCTTTGCATCAACACCTTCGAGTTATTTTCCATCGAAAACTTTACTAATGCAAACCAAAACCACAATATTTACTCTTGCGAACACAAGTAATCTAATATACAGGGCAGGAAGTATATTAGTAGTGCTCAACCATCTTCACAAAGATCAACAACAGGCATTCTACCATGGCTAGTAGGCCCATCTTGCTTTTGGGAACACCGAGCATATGAACTTTTAATTCCACATCCTGTCTCACCAAGAACAAAGAAGGATTTCTCTAGTAATTTGACAATCTCCTTGACTTCAGAGACAGAATTCAAAATCGTCAGGCACATCTTTCAGCATTCCCCAGGTTCTCCCTTTACACACAAGATCATCTAGAGGATGCTGAAAGCGTACTTGCAGGACCTTCAGtagaaaactgaaaaattcAGCACAAAATCAACGTCAGTCAACTTCAAAACTCACGaccaagagagaaaaaaaaaaaaaaatgcagaaacagGAACAAGAACAACAACCTTCAGACACTCTTCAAAGAAGATAATAGACATCACTAACACGCTGAACCCCAAATACTCTAAACCCAAACTAACAAATAAACCTAGCCTAAAAATTTACCATATAACTTAATAATGAAAGAACAAGATACCACAAAAATTCTGAGAAACCTGCTTCAAAGTTCATACTTATTAGCAGAGAAGATTTTGGAGAGATTGATACCtatggaagaagatgaagaatccCATTATCCTTaaacaaaaaactacaaatCCAGATAAGAAAACATTGCGATGTAGTCGGCTACAACTCTTAACCACAAATTCCACAAAACAACAGCGACGACGAGGACGACGATTTCTAAACACAGGTTGCGaccaatataaataaaaaagatatttcaaCAAACAAAATCCGTCGGACAAAGCAGGAACGAACACATATTCGAATGAAAATCGATCATTTAAACAGAACCTACTTGAAAAAAGACGAAAATCCAAACTAAAAAGGAGGGAAGTGAATTACCTTTTAGTTTGAGAAGAGAAGCGCTCCCTGAGACCCGAGAATACAACCAGAAAGACGCGATAAAGAGAGGATTTTGAAATGTCTTAAATTTTGAGAGGTTTTTCATTACATGCTAATTTAGGGCAATTGAAGATACTCCGATGTAGGCGCGCCCATTCTGAGATCCACGAGCTTctttaattcttgtttttaatattcttatatattatttcttgatCTCAAGCGCTAGCGTCACGGTGAGGCTCACAACTGTCAGCTAGtggttgatttttcttttctatttttgagtTCTAGTGgttgatttatgattttatcgACTTCTTTAAAAggcttaaatataaaatcagaatttttaattctatacaaaaaataaaatcacatctaAGAGTAGTATTCTATGTGCatacaaatttctttataattttatgtataaaatctattttattaacctttttttatttttaatttaagttttgaattttagaagtcataattaataataagagtGACAGTCATTTCATTAGTCTCTAATTAACCTTTTTAATGACACACTTATCACGCATAACCAAAAATTAGGAACACTCTTAGGTGGCCCGCGCGGGCTCGGAGTATAGATCTTTTGGTGGAACCAACACCAATGGCCATTAAGCCACCTCCACCGTTACGTAGGCCACCTAAACCTGACCGGCCCAGGTGGCTCACATCTGtgagttaattattttttaaatgatattttcttaGTTTGTGAATAACCACTTGGTGGCCTAGATTgaagtttctgttttgttttttaagaaaatatactaGACCGGCCAGCTCAAGCCACCATTAATGGACCGGAGGTGTCTCCATCcttgtttattttaaattatattttctacttAACATACCAACTATATATGGCCTATAACTTCAATAACAaactctcaaaaaaaaaaaatatatatatatatatatatatatggttaattctatatatatatgacgaaATACCAACCAAGCAATTACATTCGATCTTCAACAAGATGTTCCAATTGCACCCAcgttaataaaaagaaattcgaagtaattaaaaccattaatttAAAAGTACTCATAAGAGAGTCACAGGCCATAGAATGGCTAGCTATTCATGAATATCCCTATATCTTCGATGCTTGACattaatttacatgaaaaaactaAGTCATACGTGCATGTTAATAATAGAGATCATCGATCTACATCATGCAGAGCTACCTAGATACGATCTCAACTAAGAATCAGCTAAAAAGTCTTCATTATATTTAGGGTCTCTCAGCCTCAAGCTGCACTCAGCGCAGAAATGCCTACAACTAGCTCGGATTTTCCTCCAAAATCCCTCCAAACCAAGCAGAAAGATTGTAGGTTCTTCTCCAAGAACCATTCCAGGGAGTTCTCCAGACAAAAATCTTTCGAAGATTATCAAGGAGGGGCATCTGCTTCTGTTCCCTTCACATGGGAATCTCAACCAGGAACTCCAAAGATCCAGTTCCGCCAAGctagtactactactgatcTCCCTCCTGATCTTACACCTCCTCCTTCCTACTATTCCAGTACTGCCACGAAAAGACCCATTAAAAAGAACTCGAGGCCTAGTAATCTTTTGCGTAGCATCTTCCCTTCAAGGAAATCACGAGATCTTCCATTGTCGCCGGCTTCTTCATCATGGATCAGTGAATGATAGGTCCAGAGCTGGCTATTCATCCATTATCAAGGTATTGCTTAGAGAATATGAATGAATAAAATGGGTTTATGCAGCATCTGTTATTGATCAAGCGCTCTTGGTTATTTCTTTCCAACAAGCTGCTCATGCAGATTGTACAACGTACGGATCTTAGCTTGTCCCTGTACTGATTCTTAATCTGATCATCgaaatatatgcatataataatCGAGCTgctatattttatgaatttctgATCATATATACGtataggatgatgatgatcttaaaaataatactgcCAGGAAGGTGCGTCTTAATTCTCAAttgcttctctttctttctatgcttttgttttgttttttgtttttcctttttctttgctAATTAGCTTCTTATTTGTCGACTGTATAGATATAGTACCATAAATTTAGCTACACAAGATAATTTCCTCAAGCCTATCTAATTGAAGATTTAAaagtgttcattttttttagaaatgatatttgcagttatgAAGTGCATAAGTGCTGagtactctttaaaaaaaaataagtaaaaatgatatacatatgaaaaaattaattttttaataataaattctattctttttttaaaggagtGCACGATACTTGTATAATTtatgactgtatctaatattactttgtttctttttagttAAAGAAGACAGAGAAATTAATTagtacatgcatatatgcatgctcGCTTAATTTCAAGGTATTATGATCAGGAACATGAGTACCCTTTCTGGTTTATGCATAAATAATCCCAAATGCAATTTTAAAGGGCAAAACTACTGGAGCAAAGTTCGGATCACCGAtcaaaaatgtaattaattacataaaaaatattaatgtttacgTGATATTGATGACATTAATATCTATCGATCTCTCCAATGGAACCTCCAtgttcttcttctcttttactTTGTCAAGCATTCATTATGATTAAGTACTATATTCCTAAttaattggtttaaaaaaaaaaacaccatggCTGTGATGACCACATGGCATCTGAACCGGATCGAATTATTGGGCAGTACTGTTCTGCtacaaaactagtatatgtGACACATGATTCACCAATCAAAATCACATTCAAAACCTTCTTCATGTAGattgatattataaaaaaaataaaaataaaaataaaaaataaaataaaataaaaaagaccttCTTGTAAATTAAAAGGCATAAGCTAGCATTAATAATTAAGATAgccccattaaaaaaaacaaaaaataattaaaattgccatttttcttcaacaattcGATCTACtagctatattatatatatatatatatatatatatatatatatatatatgacaataAATTTCACCTGTAAATACATTTAAGAGAgagattctatatatatatatatatattgttttccaACAGatccatatataaga encodes:
- the LOC121239469 gene encoding uncharacterized protein LOC121239469 codes for the protein MPTTSSDFPPKSLQTKQKDCRFFSKNHSREFSRQKSFEDYQGGASASVPFTWESQPGTPKIQFRQASTTTDLPPDLTPPPSYYSSTATKRPIKKNSRPSNLLRSIFPSRKSRDLPLSPASSSWISE